A window of the Calditrichia bacterium genome harbors these coding sequences:
- a CDS encoding MoxR family ATPase, whose protein sequence is METPTEMLSNETVLACQAKAEALRNNIGKIIRGKDAEVAKVVTCMVAGGHLLLEDLPGLGKTSMAKSLAFSIEGKHTRNESDSHVEFKRIQFTPDLLPMDLIGTYIFDDRNKDFLFKAGPLFSNIVLADEINRASPKVQSALLECMAENQITVGEKTYPLDPFFFVIATQNPIEFEGTYPLPAAQLDRFFMKFNFGYVSEDKEMEIYRDYLSINKIPETVHPVIKYEDIMMLRNNAEFVFVHPEIIHAVSNIVRHTRSDDAIRLGASTRSGIIYLKCLRAYALLHGRNYVVEDDLKTLAHSVLNHRLIYKNQDEGEAALNRIVQREVERLANLNIEN, encoded by the coding sequence ATGGAAACACCCACAGAAATGCTCTCGAACGAAACGGTATTGGCTTGTCAGGCAAAAGCGGAAGCGTTGCGCAACAACATCGGTAAAATTATTCGCGGAAAAGACGCGGAAGTGGCAAAAGTTGTGACCTGCATGGTTGCCGGCGGACATTTGTTGCTGGAAGATTTGCCGGGATTGGGAAAAACCAGCATGGCCAAGTCGCTGGCGTTTTCCATCGAAGGGAAACATACGCGTAACGAATCAGACAGTCATGTGGAGTTCAAGCGCATCCAGTTTACCCCGGATTTGCTCCCGATGGATTTGATCGGTACCTATATTTTTGATGATCGCAATAAAGATTTTCTGTTCAAAGCGGGACCGCTGTTCTCGAATATCGTGCTGGCGGACGAAATTAACCGCGCATCGCCGAAAGTGCAATCCGCGTTGCTCGAATGTATGGCGGAAAACCAGATCACCGTTGGGGAGAAAACCTATCCGCTCGATCCTTTTTTCTTTGTGATCGCCACCCAAAACCCCATTGAGTTTGAAGGCACTTATCCGTTGCCTGCCGCACAGCTCGATCGTTTTTTCATGAAGTTCAACTTCGGCTATGTTTCCGAAGATAAGGAAATGGAAATTTACCGCGATTATCTCTCGATCAACAAAATTCCCGAAACTGTTCATCCGGTGATCAAATATGAAGATATCATGATGCTGCGCAACAACGCGGAGTTTGTGTTTGTCCATCCGGAAATTATTCACGCGGTGAGCAATATCGTTCGCCATACGCGTAGCGACGATGCGATTCGACTGGGCGCATCCACCCGGAGCGGGATTATTTATTTGAAATGTTTGCGGGCATACGCGCTGCTGCACGGCCGCAATTATGTGGTGGAAGACGATTTGAAAACGCTGGCGCACAGCGTGCTCAATCACCGCCTGATTTACAAAAACCAGGATGAAGGCGAGGCGGCGCTCAATCGCATTGTGCAACGGGAAGTGGAGCGTTTGGCGAATTTGAATATCGAAAATTGA